A single Gemmatimonadota bacterium DNA region contains:
- a CDS encoding hydrogenase: MTHAEVTRDVVNTLQTPSRGYYMALFAAIGMFLIGAATFVALLKEGLGLAGYNPPVFWSVYITTFVFWIGIGHAGTLISAILFLFRSPWRTAVYRSTEAMTVFAVMTAGLFPIIHIGRQWIFYWLLPYPNQRWLWPNFKSPLIWDVFAISTYLTVSTTFLVVGLVPDIAAVRDKMTGWRKKLYGALSLGWTGADSQWRHYSRGYLYLAALATPLVLSVHSVVSWDFAMSVIPGWHGTIFAPYFVAGAIYSGIGMVLTLVIPLRRVLKIEHLITEYHFDNLAKLTLLTGTILFYAYGMEYFVAWYSGNTYEQETFWRRAFGPQWWSGWTMITCNAFVSQLLWFRKVRRNLTALFVISIFINIGMWFERYVIITSSLSNDFLPFAWGQMNPTWADWGILVGSFGWFGMYFLLFARTFPVVAIQEIKEMIPMPRRKGGAH, encoded by the coding sequence ATGACGCACGCGGAGGTCACCCGCGACGTCGTCAATACCCTCCAGACGCCAAGCCGGGGCTACTACATGGCCCTGTTCGCGGCCATCGGCATGTTCTTGATCGGTGCCGCCACCTTCGTGGCGTTGCTGAAAGAGGGCCTCGGCTTGGCCGGCTACAATCCGCCGGTCTTCTGGTCCGTCTATATCACGACGTTTGTCTTCTGGATCGGTATCGGTCATGCCGGCACCCTGATTTCGGCCATCCTGTTCCTGTTCCGGTCTCCGTGGCGAACGGCCGTCTACCGGTCCACCGAGGCCATGACGGTGTTTGCCGTCATGACGGCTGGTCTCTTTCCGATCATCCACATCGGACGCCAATGGATCTTCTACTGGCTCTTGCCGTACCCGAACCAGCGCTGGCTCTGGCCGAACTTCAAGTCGCCGCTGATTTGGGACGTCTTCGCGATCTCGACGTACCTCACTGTGTCGACGACGTTCTTGGTCGTTGGCCTAGTGCCGGATATCGCCGCCGTTCGCGACAAGATGACCGGCTGGCGCAAGAAGCTGTATGGGGCGTTGTCGCTCGGCTGGACCGGAGCCGATTCCCAGTGGCGGCACTACAGCCGAGGATATCTCTACCTCGCGGCGCTGGCGACTCCTCTGGTGCTCTCGGTCCACTCGGTCGTATCCTGGGACTTCGCAATGTCGGTCATACCGGGGTGGCACGGGACGATCTTCGCCCCCTATTTCGTGGCCGGGGCCATCTACTCCGGCATCGGCATGGTGCTCACCCTAGTCATTCCGCTCCGCCGGGTGCTCAAGATCGAGCACCTGATCACCGAGTATCACTTCGATAACCTGGCCAAGCTCACGCTGCTCACCGGGACGATTCTGTTCTACGCCTACGGCATGGAATACTTCGTGGCCTGGTATAGCGGGAATACCTACGAGCAGGAAACCTTCTGGCGCCGGGCGTTCGGCCCCCAGTGGTGGTCCGGGTGGACCATGATCACCTGCAACGCGTTCGTGTCGCAGCTACTCTGGTTTCGGAAGGTCCGGCGGAACCTGACCGCCTTGTTCGTCATCTCGATCTTCATCAACATCGGGATGTGGTTCGAGCGCTACGTCATCATTACCTCGTCGCTGTCCAATGACTTCCTCCCCTTTGCCTGGGGCCAGATGAACCCGACGTGGGCTGACTGGGGCATCCTGGTCGGCTCGTTCGGCTGGTTTGGGATGTACTTCCTGCTCTTCGCGCGGACCTTCCCGGTCGTCGCGATTCAGGAAATCAAGGAGATGATTCCGATGCCGCGTCGAAAGGGGGGAGCACACTGA
- a CDS encoding DUF3341 domain-containing protein yields the protein MAKAVSGVLASFKYEDAAVNAIKGLKAKGFKDLTVYSAAPNHHIEEALDQPVSWVRAFTLIGAMTGCAAGFGMSIWMAVDWPLLVGGKPIVAIPPFVVLGFELTILYGALSTVAGVIILSAMKSLKGRPYKPEFSDDTIGLFVPCPQEQRGAVRTFLEGTGPEEVTEHGS from the coding sequence ATGGCCAAAGCCGTTTCGGGCGTGCTTGCCTCGTTCAAATATGAGGACGCCGCCGTCAATGCGATCAAGGGCTTGAAGGCCAAAGGCTTCAAGGACCTTACCGTGTACTCGGCCGCGCCGAATCACCACATCGAGGAAGCCCTCGACCAACCGGTCAGTTGGGTCCGGGCCTTTACCCTGATCGGGGCCATGACCGGTTGCGCCGCCGGTTTCGGGATGTCGATTTGGATGGCCGTGGACTGGCCGCTCCTGGTCGGCGGCAAGCCAATCGTCGCCATTCCGCCGTTCGTCGTGCTGGGGTTCGAACTCACGATCCTGTACGGCGCGCTCTCAACCGTCGCGGGGGTCATCATTTTGTCGGCGATGAAATCTCTCAAGGGGCGGCCCTATAAACCCGAGTTCAGCGATGACACCATCGGGCTGTTCGTCCCCTGCCCCCAGGAGCAACGCGGCGCCGTTCGCACGTTCCTCGAGGGAACCGGGCCGGAGGAGGTCACCGAACATGGCTCGTAA
- a CDS encoding c-type cytochrome, producing the protein MTPSGCSSPAPRSNAAPFARSSREPGRRRSPNMARKSWFTLLVVGSLSGCNWYYNTLPSPDDLMKLVPWFDHMIKSPAVSPYQRSDVPRITPPGTVPITGGEADWNTGNLTGPIPLYGFDSLVGSRQVNPTDPARTLARGDTLYATFCATCHGDLGDGKGPVGVRLGAMSLVTDRAKSFTDGYLYSIVRYGRAGMPLYGDKMFRQHDRWAVVNYLRKLQGLTAPAPAPAAEGTVK; encoded by the coding sequence ATGACACCATCGGGCTGTTCGTCCCCTGCCCCCAGGAGCAACGCGGCGCCGTTCGCACGTTCCTCGAGGGAACCGGGCCGGAGGAGGTCACCGAACATGGCTCGTAAATCCTGGTTCACGCTCCTGGTGGTTGGAAGTCTGTCGGGGTGCAACTGGTACTACAATACGTTGCCGTCCCCGGACGACCTGATGAAACTGGTGCCGTGGTTCGATCATATGATCAAATCCCCGGCCGTTAGTCCCTACCAACGGTCCGATGTGCCCCGGATTACACCGCCCGGCACCGTCCCGATTACCGGAGGCGAGGCCGACTGGAATACCGGGAATCTGACCGGCCCGATTCCGCTCTACGGCTTCGATAGTCTCGTCGGCAGTCGCCAAGTCAACCCGACCGATCCGGCTCGCACCTTAGCTCGGGGGGATACCCTGTACGCGACGTTTTGCGCCACCTGCCACGGCGATCTCGGTGACGGCAAAGGCCCCGTCGGCGTGCGGCTGGGCGCGATGTCGCTCGTGACCGACCGGGCCAAGAGCTTCACCGATGGCTATCTGTATAGCATCGTGCGGTATGGGCGGGCGGGCATGCCCTTGTATGGTGACAAGATGTTCCGCCAGCATGACCGCTGGGCCGTGGTGAATTACCTCCGAAAACTTCAGGGCCTGACGGCGCCGGCACCGGCCCCTGCGGCGGAAGGAACGGTCAAATGA